The Coffea arabica cultivar ET-39 chromosome 9e, Coffea Arabica ET-39 HiFi, whole genome shotgun sequence genome has a window encoding:
- the LOC140014760 gene encoding phospholipase A I-like isoform X2, with protein MSWGLGWKRPSDTFHVTLSYGADDAVDDASPRSSRSSSSSAAGVGGSPSFTSSLAMLSQENNHEQFGFRIDLDWTAGEDEDQVALRLQSQVMVALPSPQDTVEVEMKEKEKSPRNLENGGEVGEDFGGEVGVEMTVVKRREPLKGVIMWRVGGSGQQSDGMGVFVRLMRSNFANGVGGGGAAAEGAGAGHGAGVGAVVGCAEHWKSVTLVSLCGLGLSVLPVEVTQLPLLEKLYLDNNKLLTLPPELGGLKNLKVLAVDYNLLASVPAELRQCDGLLELSLEHNKLVRPLLDFRSMAELRVLRLFGNPLEFLPDILPLHKLRHLSLANIRIVADDNLRSLNVQIEMENSSYFVASRHKLSAFFSLIFRFSSCHHPLLASALAKIMQDEGNRVVVGKDENAVRQLISMISSDNQHVVEQACSALSSLASDVSVAMQLIKTDIMQPIEGVLKSASQEEVISVLQVVVKLAFTSDIVAQKMLTKDILKSLKLLCAHRNTEVQTLALLAVGNLAFCLENRHTLVTSESLRDLLVRLTVASEPRVNKAAARALAILGENEVLRRAIRGRQVPKRGLRILSMDGGGMKGLATVRMLKEIEKGTGKQIHELFDLICGTSTGGMLAVALAIKLMSLERCEEIYKELGKLVFAEPVPKDNEAASWREKLDQLYKSSSQSFRVVVHGSKHSADQFERLLKEMCADEDGDLLIESAVKRVPKVFVVSTLVSVAPAQPFIFRNYQYPAGTPEISSAISENLTTGGLGAATSGAQVGSKRNAFLGSCKHHVWQAIRASSAAPYYLDDFSDGAYRWQDGAIVANNPTIFAVREAQLLWPDARIDCLVSIGCCSVPTKVRKGGWRYLDTGQVLIESACSVDRVEEALSTLLTMLPDIQYFRFNPVDERCEMELDETDPTVWLRLEAATDDYIKKNSMSFRTVCESLLENSHDEKFPDSLKSQQFVKAKVLDDNSPSIGWRQAVLLVEASNSPDSGRVFHHARSLETFCGRSGIKLSLVNDISGTLRATAGSTFPTPFTSPLFTGSFPSSPPFYSPDFGYQRVGRIDLVPPLSLDGSQSAKTTASPPDSPARRRQLTLPVLSLHDKLRNSSQVGLIHLALQNDIYGSILSWQNEVFVVAEPGELAEKFLQTVKYSLLAMFRGRRRKNASIITDISTISDLVSCRPYFQIGGVVHRYIGRQTQVMEDDREIAAYMFRRTVPSVHLTPEDVRLMVGAWRDRIIIFTGIYGPTQALIKSLLDSGAKAVICPSAEPEETQLATFQGSGEFNAVENGKFEIGDEEAEDEDMEPASPISDWEDSEPEKNGAPSHYYWDDDEEELSQFVCQLYDSLFQSGSRVDVALQNALALHRSLRYSCHLPSIM; from the exons atGTCGTGGGGGTTGGGGTGGAAACGTCCATCGGATACTTTCCATGTCACCTTAAGCTACGGCGCCGATGACGCAGTGGATGACGCCAGCCCAAGGTCATCACGATCGTCGTCGTCGTCGGCTGCCGGCGTGGGTGGGTCCCCGTCATTCACGTCGTCCCTTGCAATGCTTTCACAGGAAAATAATCATGAGCAATTCGGGTTTCGAATTGACCTCGACTGGACTGCCGGCGAGGATGAGGATCAGGTCGCTCTCCGGCTCCAGTCGCAGGTCATGGTCGCGCTGCCGTCGCCGCAGGACACTGTCGAAGTTGAAAtgaaggagaaggagaagagtcctagaaatttggaaaatggcgGCGAGGTTGGGGAGGATTTTGGGGGAGAGGTGGGAGTGGAGATGACGGTGGTGAAGAGGAGGGAGCCGTTGAAGGGGGTTATAATGTGGAGAGTTGGGGGATCGGGCCAGCAGAGTGATGGGATGGGAGTTTTTGTGAGGCTGATGAGGTCAAATTTTGCGAATGGGGTTGGAGGTGGAGGTGCGGCTGCGGAGGGGGCTGGAGCAGGGCACGGAGCTGGGGTTGGGGCTGTCGTAGGGTGTGCTGAGCATTGGAAGAGTGTCACTTTGGTCAGTCTCTGTGGTCTGGGATTATCA GTCTTGCCTGTGGAGGTAACCCAACTGCCACTACTTGAGAAGCTATATCTTGATAACAACAAGCTATTAACTTTGCCACCTGAGCTTGGTGGGCTAAAAAACTTGAAAGTTCTTGCAGTTGACTACAACCTGCTGGCCTCTGTTCCTG CTGAACTAAGGCAATGTGATGGATTACTTGAATTGTCTCTGGAACACAACAAATTGGTCCGGCCTCTTCTTGATTTCAG GTCTATGGCTGAGTTGCGGGTTCTAAGGCTATTTGGAAATCCACTGGAGTTCCTCCCTGATATCTTACCATTGCATAAACTTCGTCATTTGTCTCTTGCAAATATCAGGATTGTTGCAGATGACAATCTTAGATCATTGAATGTGCAGATAGAG ATGGAGAACAGTTCTTACTTTGTTGCATCTCGGCATAAGCTGAGTGCCTTCTTTTCTCTCATATTCCGGTTTTCTTCTTGTCATCACCCTTTGCTTGCATCTGCTCTGGCAAAGATAATGCAAGATGAGGGAAATCGGGTTGTCGTTGGGAAAGATGAGAATGCAGTGCGGCAGCTCATAAGTATGATAAGTAGCGACAATCAACACGTG GTTGAGCAAGCTTGTTCTGCTCTTTCATCTCTTGCTTCAGATGTTTCTGTGGCAATGCAGTTGATAAAGACTGACATCATGCAACCAATTGAAGGAGTGCTGAAATCTGCCAGTCAAGAAGAAGTAATATCTGTGCTGCAAGTTGTGGTTAAGTTGGCTTTTACGTCTGATATTGTGGCTCAGAAAATGTTGACTAAGGATATACTAAAATCTTTGAAATTATTATGCGCCCATAGAAATACGGAG GTACAAACATTAGCTTTATTGGCAGTGGGAAATTTAGCTTTCTGCTTGGAGAATCGGCATACACTCGTTACTTCAGAAAGTTTGAGGGATCTTCTTGTACGACTGACAGTTGCATCCGAGCCACGTGTGAATAAAGCTGCAGCTCGTGCTTTGGCTATACTTG GCGAAAATGAGGTTCTGCGGCGTGCTATTAGAGGCCGGCAAGTCCCAAAGCGTGGGCTGCGTATCCTTTCCATGGATGGTGGTGGCATGAAAGGTCTGGCAACTGTCAGGATGCTCAAGGAAATTGAAAAGGGCACTGGGAAACAGATACATGAGCTGTTTGACCTTATTTGTGGTACATCAACGGGTGGCATGCTTGCAGTTGCTCTTGCAATTAAATTGATGTCCTTGGAAAGATGTGAAGAGATATACAAAGAGCTAG GGAAACTTGTTTTTGCTGAACCTGTTCCGAAGGACAATGAAGCAGCAAGTTGGAGAGAAAAATTGGATCAACTTTACAAAAGCTCATCTCAGAGTTTCAGAGTTGTTGTGCACGGATCCAAA CACAGTGCAGATCAGTTTGAGCGATTATTGAAGGAGATGTGTGCTGATGAGGATGGAGATCTTCTGATAGAATCAGCTGTTAAACGGGTTCCCAAAGTATTTGTGGTATCAACTCTTGTCAGTGTTGCACCAGCTCAGCCTTTCATATTCCGCAATTACCAG TACCCTGCTGGGACTCCAGAGATTTCCTCCGCAATTTCTGAGAACTTGACAACAGGTGGCCTTGGAGCAGCAACATCTGGAGCCCAAGTTGGATCCAAGAGGAACGCCTTTCTTGGAAGTTGTAAGCACCACGTATGGCAAGCTATAAGAGCATCTTCTGCTGCACCATATTACCTTGATGATTTCTCTGACG GTGCTTACCGTTGGCAGGATGGAGCTATTGTTGCAAATAATCCTACTATTTTTGCCGTACGAGAAGCACAATTATTATGGCCAGATGCTAGAATTGATTGCTTAGTGTCAATTGGATGTTGTTCTGTCCCTACCAAG GTTCGGAAAGGAGGATGGCGTTATTTGGATACTGGTCAGGTGTTGATTGAAAGTGCATGCTCAGTTGATCGTGTGGAGGAAGCTTTAAGCACGTTGCTCACTATGCTTCCTGACATACAATATTTTCGGTTCAATCCAG TCGATGAGCGTTGTGAGATGGAGCTAGATGAGACTGATCCAACGGTTTGGTTGAGATTGGAGGCTGCCACAGATGATTACATCAAGAAGAACTCTATGTCATTTAGAACTGTATGTGAGAGTTTGCTGGAGAATTCACATGatgaaaaatttccagataGTCTAAAGTCTCAGCAGTTTGTTAAAGCGAAAG TGCTAGATGACAACAGCCCCTCTATAGGCTGGAGACAAGCCGTGCTTCTTGTTGAGGCTTCTAACAGTCCAGATTCTGGAAGAGTTTTTCATCATGCACGCTCACTTGAGACGTTTTGTGGTCGCTCTGGAATAAAGCTATCTCTAGTGAATGATATATCAGGCACCCTCAGAGCAACTGCAGGGTCTACATTCCCAACACCATTTACATCACCTTTGTTTACTGGGAGCTTCCCATCAAGCCCCCCGTTCTACAGTCCAGATTTTGGGTATCAGAGGGTTGGCCGGATTGATTTGGTTCCTCCTTTAAGCTTGGATGGATCCCAATCTGCAAAAACAACTGCTTCACCGCCTGACTCTCCTGCCAGACGCAGGCAATTGACTTTACCTGTCCTTTCACTGCATGACAAACTAAGGAATTCTTCTCAAGTTGGACTGATACATTTGGCTCTGCAAAATGATATATATGGGTCCATATTAAG TTGGCAGAATGAAGTGTTTGTGGTTGCTGAGCCGGGAGAACTAGCAGAAAAATTTCTGCAGACTGTAAAATATAGCCTACTGGCAATGTTTCGAGGACGACGTAGGAAGAATGCATCAATTATCACAGACATTTCTACAATTTCTGACCTGGTTTCGTGTAGGCCCTACTTCCAAATTGGAGGTGTTGTTCATCGATATATTGGAAGACAAACACAA GTTATGGAAGATGATCGAGAAATTGCTGCATATATGTTCCGTAGGACTGTTCCTTCTGTTCACTTAACTCCAGAAGATGTTCGTCTGATG GTTGGGGCTTGGAGGGATAGGATTATAATCTTCACTGGCATCTACGGGCCTACCCAGGCTTTGATCAAATCACTTCTTGATTCTGGTGCTAAAGCAGTCATATGCCCTTCTGCTGAACCTGAAGAAACACAGTTGGCAACATTCCAGGGGTCTGGTGAATTTAATGCTGTAGAGAATGGGAAGTTTGAGATTGGAGATGAAGAAGCAGAAGATGAAGACATGGAACCTGCCAGTCCAATAAGTGACTGGGAAGACAGTGAACCTGAAAAAAACGGAGCACCTTCACATTATTACTGggatgatgatgaggaggaaTTGTCTCAGTTTGTCTGCCAGTTGTATGACTCACTGTTTCAGAGTGGTTCAAGAGTAGATGTAGCCTTACAAAATGCTCTTGCCTTGCATCGCAGCCTCAGATATTCATGCCACCTTCCCAGTATAATGTGA
- the LOC140014760 gene encoding phospholipase A I-like isoform X3: MSWGLGWKRPSDTFHVTLSYGADDAVDDASPRSSRSSSSSAAGVGGSPSFTSSLAMLSQENNHEQFGFRIDLDWTAGEDEDQVALRLQSQVMVALPSPQDTVEVEMKEKEKSPRNLENGGEVGEDFGGEVGVEMTVVKRREPLKGVIMWRVGGSGQQSDGMGVFVRLMRSNFANGVGGGGAAAEGAGAGHGAGVGAVVGCAEHWKSVTLVSLCGLGLSVLPVEVTQLPLLEKLYLDNNKLLTLPPELGGLKNLKVLAVDYNLLASVPAELRQCDGLLELSLEHNKLVRPLLDFRSMAELRVLRLFGNPLEFLPDILPLHKLRHLSLANIRIVADDNLRSLNVQIEMENSSYFVASRHKLSAFFSLIFRFSSCHHPLLASALAKIMQDEGNRVVVGKDENAVRQLISMISSDNQHVVEQACSALSSLASDVSVAMQLIKTDIMQPIEGVLKSASQEEVISVLQVVVKLAFTSDIVAQKMLTKDILKSLKLLCAHRNTEVQTLALLAVGNLAFCLENRHTLVTSESLRDLLVRLTVASEPRVNKAAARALAILGENEVLRRAIRGRQVPKRGLRILSMDGGGMKGLATVRMLKEIEKGTGKQIHELFDLICGTSTGGMLAVALAIKLMSLERCEEIYKELGKLVFAEPVPKDNEAASWREKLDQLYKSSSQSFRVVVHGSKHSADQFERLLKEMCADEDGDLLIESAVKRVPKVFVVSTLVSVAPAQPFIFRNYQYPAGTPEISSAISENLTTGGLGAATSGAQVGSKRNAFLGSCKHHVWQAIRASSAAPYYLDDFSDGAYRWQDGAIVANNPTIFAVREAQLLWPDARIDCLVSIGCCSVPTKVRKGGWRYLDTGQVLIESACSVDRVEEALSTLLTMLPDIQYFRFNPVDERCEMELDETDPTVWLRLEAATDDYIKKNSMSFRTVCESLLENSHDEKFPDSLKSQQFVKAKGLKSVLDDNSPSIGWRQAVLLVEASNSPDSGRVFHHARSLETFCGRSGIKLSLVNDISGTLRATAGSTFPTPFTSPLFTGSFPSSPPFYSPDFGYQRVGRIDLVPPLSLDGSQSAKTTASPPDSPARRRQLTLPVLSLHDKLRNSSQVGLIHLALQNDIYGSILSWQNEVFVVAEPGELAEKFLQTVKYSLLAMFRGRRRKNASIITDISTISDLVSCRPYFQIGGVVHRYIGRQTQVMEDDREIAAYMFRRTVPSVHLTPEDVRLMVWPSLHLLSFGFPFLMNSRETIL, encoded by the exons atGTCGTGGGGGTTGGGGTGGAAACGTCCATCGGATACTTTCCATGTCACCTTAAGCTACGGCGCCGATGACGCAGTGGATGACGCCAGCCCAAGGTCATCACGATCGTCGTCGTCGTCGGCTGCCGGCGTGGGTGGGTCCCCGTCATTCACGTCGTCCCTTGCAATGCTTTCACAGGAAAATAATCATGAGCAATTCGGGTTTCGAATTGACCTCGACTGGACTGCCGGCGAGGATGAGGATCAGGTCGCTCTCCGGCTCCAGTCGCAGGTCATGGTCGCGCTGCCGTCGCCGCAGGACACTGTCGAAGTTGAAAtgaaggagaaggagaagagtcctagaaatttggaaaatggcgGCGAGGTTGGGGAGGATTTTGGGGGAGAGGTGGGAGTGGAGATGACGGTGGTGAAGAGGAGGGAGCCGTTGAAGGGGGTTATAATGTGGAGAGTTGGGGGATCGGGCCAGCAGAGTGATGGGATGGGAGTTTTTGTGAGGCTGATGAGGTCAAATTTTGCGAATGGGGTTGGAGGTGGAGGTGCGGCTGCGGAGGGGGCTGGAGCAGGGCACGGAGCTGGGGTTGGGGCTGTCGTAGGGTGTGCTGAGCATTGGAAGAGTGTCACTTTGGTCAGTCTCTGTGGTCTGGGATTATCA GTCTTGCCTGTGGAGGTAACCCAACTGCCACTACTTGAGAAGCTATATCTTGATAACAACAAGCTATTAACTTTGCCACCTGAGCTTGGTGGGCTAAAAAACTTGAAAGTTCTTGCAGTTGACTACAACCTGCTGGCCTCTGTTCCTG CTGAACTAAGGCAATGTGATGGATTACTTGAATTGTCTCTGGAACACAACAAATTGGTCCGGCCTCTTCTTGATTTCAG GTCTATGGCTGAGTTGCGGGTTCTAAGGCTATTTGGAAATCCACTGGAGTTCCTCCCTGATATCTTACCATTGCATAAACTTCGTCATTTGTCTCTTGCAAATATCAGGATTGTTGCAGATGACAATCTTAGATCATTGAATGTGCAGATAGAG ATGGAGAACAGTTCTTACTTTGTTGCATCTCGGCATAAGCTGAGTGCCTTCTTTTCTCTCATATTCCGGTTTTCTTCTTGTCATCACCCTTTGCTTGCATCTGCTCTGGCAAAGATAATGCAAGATGAGGGAAATCGGGTTGTCGTTGGGAAAGATGAGAATGCAGTGCGGCAGCTCATAAGTATGATAAGTAGCGACAATCAACACGTG GTTGAGCAAGCTTGTTCTGCTCTTTCATCTCTTGCTTCAGATGTTTCTGTGGCAATGCAGTTGATAAAGACTGACATCATGCAACCAATTGAAGGAGTGCTGAAATCTGCCAGTCAAGAAGAAGTAATATCTGTGCTGCAAGTTGTGGTTAAGTTGGCTTTTACGTCTGATATTGTGGCTCAGAAAATGTTGACTAAGGATATACTAAAATCTTTGAAATTATTATGCGCCCATAGAAATACGGAG GTACAAACATTAGCTTTATTGGCAGTGGGAAATTTAGCTTTCTGCTTGGAGAATCGGCATACACTCGTTACTTCAGAAAGTTTGAGGGATCTTCTTGTACGACTGACAGTTGCATCCGAGCCACGTGTGAATAAAGCTGCAGCTCGTGCTTTGGCTATACTTG GCGAAAATGAGGTTCTGCGGCGTGCTATTAGAGGCCGGCAAGTCCCAAAGCGTGGGCTGCGTATCCTTTCCATGGATGGTGGTGGCATGAAAGGTCTGGCAACTGTCAGGATGCTCAAGGAAATTGAAAAGGGCACTGGGAAACAGATACATGAGCTGTTTGACCTTATTTGTGGTACATCAACGGGTGGCATGCTTGCAGTTGCTCTTGCAATTAAATTGATGTCCTTGGAAAGATGTGAAGAGATATACAAAGAGCTAG GGAAACTTGTTTTTGCTGAACCTGTTCCGAAGGACAATGAAGCAGCAAGTTGGAGAGAAAAATTGGATCAACTTTACAAAAGCTCATCTCAGAGTTTCAGAGTTGTTGTGCACGGATCCAAA CACAGTGCAGATCAGTTTGAGCGATTATTGAAGGAGATGTGTGCTGATGAGGATGGAGATCTTCTGATAGAATCAGCTGTTAAACGGGTTCCCAAAGTATTTGTGGTATCAACTCTTGTCAGTGTTGCACCAGCTCAGCCTTTCATATTCCGCAATTACCAG TACCCTGCTGGGACTCCAGAGATTTCCTCCGCAATTTCTGAGAACTTGACAACAGGTGGCCTTGGAGCAGCAACATCTGGAGCCCAAGTTGGATCCAAGAGGAACGCCTTTCTTGGAAGTTGTAAGCACCACGTATGGCAAGCTATAAGAGCATCTTCTGCTGCACCATATTACCTTGATGATTTCTCTGACG GTGCTTACCGTTGGCAGGATGGAGCTATTGTTGCAAATAATCCTACTATTTTTGCCGTACGAGAAGCACAATTATTATGGCCAGATGCTAGAATTGATTGCTTAGTGTCAATTGGATGTTGTTCTGTCCCTACCAAG GTTCGGAAAGGAGGATGGCGTTATTTGGATACTGGTCAGGTGTTGATTGAAAGTGCATGCTCAGTTGATCGTGTGGAGGAAGCTTTAAGCACGTTGCTCACTATGCTTCCTGACATACAATATTTTCGGTTCAATCCAG TCGATGAGCGTTGTGAGATGGAGCTAGATGAGACTGATCCAACGGTTTGGTTGAGATTGGAGGCTGCCACAGATGATTACATCAAGAAGAACTCTATGTCATTTAGAACTGTATGTGAGAGTTTGCTGGAGAATTCACATGatgaaaaatttccagataGTCTAAAGTCTCAGCAGTTTGTTAAAGCGAAAGGTTTAAAATCTG TGCTAGATGACAACAGCCCCTCTATAGGCTGGAGACAAGCCGTGCTTCTTGTTGAGGCTTCTAACAGTCCAGATTCTGGAAGAGTTTTTCATCATGCACGCTCACTTGAGACGTTTTGTGGTCGCTCTGGAATAAAGCTATCTCTAGTGAATGATATATCAGGCACCCTCAGAGCAACTGCAGGGTCTACATTCCCAACACCATTTACATCACCTTTGTTTACTGGGAGCTTCCCATCAAGCCCCCCGTTCTACAGTCCAGATTTTGGGTATCAGAGGGTTGGCCGGATTGATTTGGTTCCTCCTTTAAGCTTGGATGGATCCCAATCTGCAAAAACAACTGCTTCACCGCCTGACTCTCCTGCCAGACGCAGGCAATTGACTTTACCTGTCCTTTCACTGCATGACAAACTAAGGAATTCTTCTCAAGTTGGACTGATACATTTGGCTCTGCAAAATGATATATATGGGTCCATATTAAG TTGGCAGAATGAAGTGTTTGTGGTTGCTGAGCCGGGAGAACTAGCAGAAAAATTTCTGCAGACTGTAAAATATAGCCTACTGGCAATGTTTCGAGGACGACGTAGGAAGAATGCATCAATTATCACAGACATTTCTACAATTTCTGACCTGGTTTCGTGTAGGCCCTACTTCCAAATTGGAGGTGTTGTTCATCGATATATTGGAAGACAAACACAA GTTATGGAAGATGATCGAGAAATTGCTGCATATATGTTCCGTAGGACTGTTCCTTCTGTTCACTTAACTCCAGAAGATGTTCGTCTGATGGTGTGGCCTAGTTTACATCTGCTTTCATTTGGCTTTCCATTCTTAATGAATTCTAGAGAAACCATCCTATGA